One Heteronotia binoei isolate CCM8104 ecotype False Entrance Well chromosome 20, APGP_CSIRO_Hbin_v1, whole genome shotgun sequence DNA segment encodes these proteins:
- the FAHD1 gene encoding acylpyruvase FAHD1, mitochondrial, with amino-acid sequence MAACGSSRPVARFWEWGRTIVCVGRNYAEHAREMQAALPAEPVYFLKAASAYVREGSPIVRPASCRELHHEVELGVVVGSSALGVPEEAAMAHVAGYALCLDMTARDTQAACKRQGLPWTPAKAFRTSCPVSDFIPKEKVPDPHRLHLWLRVNGQLRQEGSTADMLFSVPFLLSYISRTIALEPGDLLLTGTPKGVASVQPGDEIEAGIQGLVSMRFTVEEQK; translated from the coding sequence ATGGCCGCTTGTGGCTCCAGCAGGCCGGTGGCGCGCTTCTGGGAGTGGGGCCGGACCATCGTGTGCGTGGGGCGCAATTACGCGGAGCACGCCCGGGAGATGCAGGCGGCGCTGCCCGCCGAGCCCGTCTACTTCCTGAAGGCGGCCTCGGCCTACGTGCGGGAGGGCTCGCCCATCGTGCGGCCCGCCTCCTGCCGGGAGCTGCACCACGAGGTggagctgggggtggtggtgggcagcAGCGCGCTGGGGGTCCCCGAGGAGGCGGCCATGGCGCACGTGGCCGGCTACGCCCTCTGCCTGGACATGACGGCCCGCGACACCCAGGCGGCCTGCAAGAGGCAAGGGCTGCCCTGGACGCCGGCCAAGGCCTTCCGCACCTCCTGCCCGGTCAGCGACTTCATCCCCAAGGAGAAGGTCCCCGACCCCCACCGCCTGCACCTCTGGCTCCGCGTCAACGGGCAGCTGCGCCAGGAGGGCAGCACCGCCGACATGCTCTTCTCCGTCCCCTTCCTCCTCAGCTACATCAGCAGGACCATCGCGCTGGAGCCGGGGGACCTCCTCTTGACCGGCACCCCCAAAGGGGTGGCCTCCGTGCAGCCGGGCGACGAGATCGAAGCCGGCATCCAGGGCCTGGTGAGCATGCGCTTCACAGTGGAAGAGCAGAAGTGA